TAGTTggtaaaataaaacattttacaaCAGTGTTGAATATTGGAACTCGTTCCAGTGAAATCTTCTTTAGTAAAAAGTCTTCTTTATCTGGAAACTGGAAAGGCATGTTTTTACAGTCTGACACAAGGCTATATTAATTCTCAGGTAATAATGATATAAGGAAGAACCAAACAGGTTTTTAATCCCTTATATGAAAGTGATTAATGATTAAGTGGCTTATTGTTTCTGGATTAATTGCAGTAATTTGTGGCTGGAGTTTCTGTGTACACCAATTGTAAGAATAGTCCAAAGGTTAAGTGTAGTTAAGCTACGTTTAATAAAGGTCTAATCTAGTACTAGTATGTAAGTTTTAAATGATctgcaaacaaaaatattcttcttctcttaatttCTATCCACTTATCttaatgcattttatttttttataaaatataaaatatatttgtgtttgttgaaaaaattacactttttaaatattcGTTGAAGATTGGGATGATCATCGGATCTTTTGTAGATTAAATATTCGTTGAAGATTGGGATGATCGGATCTTTTGTAGACCGAGAGCAAAAGTCACAGTAAGGTGAAGAATCGTATGACAATTATAAAGGGTTGAGCATAAGAACATATTCAAGTTCCAAGTATATTAATGGGtagtattatttatatcattggTCTTCAGTAGATATTCTTAGTCTGCTTTTTCATCACATTATCTGCGGGAAATCGGCCAATTCATACATCAACAGAAGGTCGCggtcccgatcagtacataCACTAATGACATGTgctaaaacatacatcaacgtagatttattttgaatttcatacacaaactaataaaattaggctaaatcaaattataaaaaatatattttgtcaaAATCCGCTGAATTGGGAATTTGAACCTGGGATGATTAATTAACTATTCCAACACTCAACCACTGTGacaaactaatttattttttgtattctcTATAGGTTAAAATATATCTCtagtaaatatttaattatttcttcttcttcctcttactcttttcaattttttatatatttatcagtataaaatttatgattctacGTTATTTGACTCAAAACAAATTCTCAACAAGAATGAAGCACTTATATGAGTCATTATGATAACGATTTGGTTTCTTTTTAGGAAGGATACAAAAGTTTATGAAAGGTATTATTTTCTTCCCGTTTTCATTTCTTCAATTTCTCAcgtttgaaaaaattacaagtTTATAGATTTTCTGTTTATGGCTTAATGATCTTTGAGAATGTCTATAGGTAAGACATGATACGACATTGATTTGAAATATGGAGTAAGAGTAGAAGTCTTAGAGAGTCTTCACGACACCAACAAATATTGAAATATggatacaaagaaaaaaaaaatcgattggaGAAATTTTCATGGCCAattctgtttatctatttttaaatttattttatttataaattgagCTTCATAAttctttctatatttttttgttagattttatTGTCACTGAAAAAAGGAAttagtaattaaaaattattatatttttatagaaatattgtataCTATAAACGATACACttgaaataataattataaataatatgactattaaattatttttaattttaatatctatttaaataaaataaaagtaaaatcaATTATTGTAACCAaggctaatttttttttttgtcgacaaccAATGCTAATATAAACATCAATTAGGCCATATGTGCATTTATGTTTGCGAAACATGCAATCCCGAACCATGCTTCATTTCATTACCATAGTTATgttattttttacttaattaacGCAATGTAAAAATGATATTAAGAAATTGATGTAACtgttaataacatttttttacaaTCGATACAtactaaaatcatttataataactgatgtgaataaatttaaaataaataatgttacAGTGTTGTtgtattgaaatatattttaaaccttAGAGAATTGTAACAATAACGTCTTTGTCATAGTGGTTGAGGCTTAGAGTAGTCACTGAGACATCCAGGGTTCGAAATCCCAAAACATCCCATTttgacaaaatatttttcttttataattatttatttttaattgtaataGACAGCTCAGCGACACGTAAGTTTCCGTTAATGACACGTCATTATTTATAAACGTTTGACTAAGGAAGAATTGGTCAATGCATGATTTAGCCTAATTTTATTAGTTCGTGTatgaaattcaaaataaatctacgttgatgtatgttttagcACCAGTCATCAGTGtatgtactgatcgggaccGCGATCCTCTGTTGATGTATGAAATGGCCGATTTCCCCATTATCTGCTTATTTAcctaattttctaaaaacattcttGCGAAATATGTCCATGTTAACTCCATTTTAGTTTGTATATTTATCATTTCCTCTCATTTTGAAGgtcatagattttttttttttaataacatctCAAAGGTTTTCTAGGCAAGGACTAATCATTACGAGGCCCGTAAGATCTATGTTTTCTTACCACTTAAGACGTTCTAAATCGCCAAAGAGAATCGAACCCAAGGCGGTACTCACAGCCGTGAGTCTTTTACCACTAGGCCAAAACCTCTTGGTTAATAGATGAAAAGATgagagtaataatatatatatagtgcccTTTTGCATTGCCATCGTCCATAATAGTGGAATATAATCTGAACAAGTGGAACCTTCTTAATCATGATTCTGTATATTCCTATACCAGAAGCTATTTTCCCATCATAATTCTACTTCTTAATAAAGGTTACTTATttgatcaagaaaataaaataaaggttACTTTAAATCACTGATTCATTCAGATCGTtcttcattattattattatcttttcCAGGTTCATTCATTTCATCACAATGAAGTCCCACAATCGCAAAAGAGGTCAcccaaaataaagaaacaagaGACCaccaataaaaagaaaaaaattggacGCTTTTGGTCTGGTAGTAAAATGCTCACGGCTATAAGTTATGTCATCTAGGTTCGAGTTCCAACCACCGTAAATTAAAATGGGATAAAAAAGGTGACCCCTCTAGATGTTTTCGGCGGCCTCTCTAGCTCAGTTCCGGTGGACATTCATTAGATCATGATTAACTCCAGTATCTTAACTGGATTCTTAGCTTCGGCTAATAGACGGTTATTaacttttcttagattttaattaagaaaaactaagaaatacctattaaataagaaatataagagccgtctcttagccgaaaagtgtaaaaaaaaagtgtcaaatcatgagttaagaaccccgGCTAAAAAATCGGGGTTAATCATGCCCTTAAACGCTAGTCGGATCTCTTTCGAAGGCATCCATATAACAcgatcataaaaaaaaaatcaaagatcaATCAGACAATCAACATAGTGGGATTCTCTTTCCCTAAAAGCagcatttcttcttcttcttttaaacCAGAGGGATAAAAAGATTGAATAATAACttctttttatgaaaatacTGAAACTATGCGTTTGAAACAGATAAAGAAAAGCTGTTAAGACTTGAGAGAACATAGAGCCAAAGACAATGTTCAAGTGGCTCTCCTCTTCACACAAGGCTCCCCAGAAGATACACCATGGTTCCAATTGGTAAACATCGATTAATCGCGGAATCGTGGTAAAAATAGTTAAGATACggtaaaaattaattaagctgtagaaaaaattaaaatttgcgAAATACGTACtagattaattaaaaatactttatcatataatttaataatatgaaaGTGTTGATTTTGTCAATAATCAACTAAAACTCACTTTTCcacttaatgaattttttttttcatatttttgcccgttatgtttttgtgtttttttttttttaattttgcaatatttttgtaattggtAAAATACTTGCGCAATCGCGTCTAAACTTCGTCATTCCGCAAGcccatgtgtttttttttgtatatataaattggTTATTGTGGTTTGGTAATGTCATAATGGTAGTTtgttatatctatattattaaaagagaagtacccattaaaaaatatcctaagttttctaacttatttacactacctattttaatgattgtcttttccagttaaattaatgagttttctttaatcaaatttaaacttaatgtcattaaatgaacctacctattttaatgcttgtcttttccagttaaattaatgagttttccttaatcaaatttaaacttaatgtcattaaatgaacctaaaaatacatcatatttaacgtagcttattacggaTGAGTACAGCctaataatgaacttgaattttatttttacgaaaacgtgaatcacttgacttatgtaatatttaaaatatattaactacaatataacaaatgcatataacttacctatactttagtttgaaatgatcatgctcaagttttatatagtcaacttacatcatgcatcgatcgatgtacaatattcaaaccacctatagctttcgttttctttataggatgtatcaacaAACCAATCATCtcattgattttctaagctttataaaaaaccaaatcaataaatacaaactcaaaatccaatacttctattaatcaaaacaaaatatcttcaatgtcatatctttaatgtacctattaaatatataaactgtaaccataattacactaattataagaatatatttgattccaaccaattgatctattacttcagtaattgatttgcttgcagaagatgaaacaataaatttaaaatttataagaatataaagatatagagattccaaccaattgtcTATATTTGCTTATGATtttcgcataataagcttcaaattgaacattgaaaaagatagagagattttttttaatcttttaccgacacggaacttaaacaaaacgaagagttaaaggtaattttttttgttacacttcccggaaaaaaacggttacaacatgggctttcataatatgacattttaacatattaatgttatggacatttaataatcatcttgacgaaaaacaaagactataaataatttattattaataaaattataaaattatttacaatttgatgactaattcatcgcccttttttatatgttaaatttttcatagaagtttaaaaatcattttattttatttaaacatgtataactaatttataatcttttatgcaatactaagtcataatataatatttcttcatattttacattaataaccattgttttaatatatcgcctacaattctctaattacgtttatttgttcaattttttatatgatatcgaatattcgtCATAAATggatggtttaagatgccaaaaaattatttacttgatgaatataatacatcaaatattacaaatacatcatttaattaaataaataaccaaaaaccaaaaattcataCCCACTTAGAAAATTTTCGACCGGTTAAGAGAAAAACCGGGAAGAACCAAAAGTCGATGCAGAGTCGTTACTGCCGTACCAACGGTTTATTTATTTGCAAACGGTTATTTTTCCGTTACTCCAATCTGACgcatctctcttcttcttcttggctcTTTCTTTCTTGGTTCTTTCTTAATAAGTTTTTGATGGATCCTTTCAACTTTGAGACCGATCTTCACTCACTGAGAAGACTATACGGTCTTCTCCACTCAAATACAAACAATGAATCCATACCACAAGCCTTTCTGGTGAGTTTAACCTAAAGAACCCTATGTTTCTATCATCGATTGATCTGACATTAGTAACGCTGAAATTTTGCAGTTAGATGAGAACACTCAGTTTCTCCTAAAGCGTTTGCTTGATTCTGAGACAGAGGAGCTTTTGGCTAGACAAACCAAGGTTAGTTAGTATCTCATGTTCAAAGATCCATTTGAGATTTTGAAGGCTATAAACATTTAATTAAGGTTTTAATAGAAACAAATTTACacattttgaaactttttctacttaaaattattttacaatttttgggGGGTCATATGCTAATGTTTCACTTGCCTATTCCCATGACCGCGCTCTTGGTTCTGTTACGCCCATGTTCatgttgttgtgttttttttcttgtgatGTTGTTACAGATACTTGCACAAGTACAGTTAGGTTTGCCAACACCGAGTAAGAACTCAGTCTCGAGGGGTGTCATTAAATTACCTAGTAAGGTTGGTTTAACAGAGGAAGTCGTGGATTCAATAGAACGTATCGAAACACAGCTTTCTGCTTTTCGTTTTTGTTCTAGTCGTGATGATAGAACAAAGACGTGCAAGTCACGCAACATACAAGAACACTCATCTTCTGTAATACCATTTCAACGGTTAAGCGAGAAAGCATTGATGGCACGAAGACAAAGCTATCAAGCTTCTGTGTCTGGTTTGAGGAGTACAAGAACCTCGAATATAGCACCTCGTCTGAGAAGTGTGAATAATAATGCTGCAGCTTGTGATGATCGAGCCTTGAATCTTGAGCCACAAGGAAGCAGTTCTCCTGATGATCAAGTTGTTGTGGTCAGGTCACGTCCGCCATTACCGTCTCGTCCTAAGCCAAGAGAGAGTAATAGAACGTCACTGAAGATGGGGAGTATGAAACCAACTTTGTTGGATCAAGAAACCGAGACATGGGATGAAGAAAGTGGAGGCACACGGTCTGGAACAAGCTCACAAGTTTCTACGACAGATCAAGAATCAGAAGAAGCCTCTAGAGAAACAGGTTCAACCACTGGCTCAAGCTGGCAAACTCATGGTGAGAGGGTCACCGAGTCAGAAGACTCATCGTATCAATCATCAGAGAGTGATGATAACTCTCAAGACAGTGACTCTCCTCCACACAAAAGGAGAGACAGATCAAAGGAGACTCTCCTCCCTCACAAAAAGTCTAAAGGGAGGCTTAAAAGATTCAAGGAGAAGCTAGGTAAAGTGTTCCACCATCACcactaccaccaccaccaccatgaGAGTAAAGAGAAAAGCCACAAGCCATCAGCATGGAAGCATTTAGTGAAGAAACATCTTCAGAAAGACAAAGAGAAGTTGGTTGAGACGAGGGTGAAGTCAGAATCCAAAGGTCTGGTGACTAAATATAAGAACAAAGGTGGGCAGTTTCATGCGTTAGTGGAAGGGTTGATGAGACATCGTAGAAGACGCTCGAAGATGAAAAAGCAGAGCCATGgcaggaagaagatgaagtggtGGCAAACACGTAGACGTCAAGGCGGTGTCAAGTTTCCTAAGGGAAGGAGAGTTAAGTTAGGAAAGACAAATTATTTGTGTAATAAGGATCAAGAAAATGATGAAAATTAGTCTCAGAAGTAGATAATAGCGAAAAGAAAAGACCTATAAACCCAACCAAGCTGCATTGGTTTAAATACTCCTCCATCTCCatctgtttcattataagtgtcgttttaggtttcggcacacggattaagaaaataattaattttgtacatttcctataaaaaacactattacctatacacctaaccatattttaaccaatagaaaaaaataaattttgcataaaattaataaattttgcattgaaaatcgaaaacgacacttattttgtaatgaaaaaattctctaaaacgacacttaatataaaACGGAAGGAGTAAAAAGATTCAGGTTGGAACATCCATCACCTAGATTCGATTTGTCTTGACTACCTAACCGCAGCTTTTTGGATATTCATAGttattaaaataacttttttttctatttttacttatagtaaattttgtttttattataaagtttcATTATTTAGAGGAAAATTGAACAAATCGACTATGTTTATTATTATGCTTTTTCCATAAATAAGCTTCTTTTACGTCCATACCAAAATTAAGAAACATCTAcagaaaattataatttcaattCAGAGAATAAAAACGAGAAAAAATAACAGCCAATTTAAAAAGAGACATATcatcttattttctattatCCAGATAGTACTTTCTTAtatattgagatttttttttgttttaaattgtgtacactttaatatacataataaatgttttttaacttGTGGATATCTCCAATTTATGGAAGAGTATACACTATGTCACATAGTGTATGTGTCTATGTCTTTCGGCTTTTGAGCAAAATAAAAAGTTCAATGTTTAACATTCcttatagtaattttttttttatatataattctgcTGGATTATACAAACTTTTAGTCAGCATTAATTAAACATCTTATGaaagtaaaattaatattttgactATATATTCCAACTTCCAAAGTATTAAAAGAACTGTTACGAAATATGAAGTCAAGATTCTTCCCGCAAAATCTACTTCTATGACAATAAATTCGGAAATAATATTTcagtcaaaattttaaataccaTTATCTTTTTCTTCGGTTTTTAtggacagtttttttttttttaatctcgaAAAACGTTGAAtagtgaaaagaaaagaaaataaatagaatagGAAAAACACTCAGCTTTCTCAGCACCACCATGTGGGTTGGTGTAGTGGCAAAGAACTCTTTTCGAATCCAAGCTCAAAAAGGACCAGCATTTCCCAGAAAATTCTTGTTACCAAGAAACGAAAAGAGATTGAATTTTTCGAAAGGTTCTAACTTTATGCATGCCCATGAATCGATCTTAATCCCAGATTTGGCGGAGGTTTGCTCACTCCAAACCCTATAGATTTAGTCAAGTTTGTTGATTTAGACACATGCTTGATTTTTCATTTCGCAGATCGTGTAAATcgtgattctttttttttttgtctagagagcttaaaaattgaattaatggCTGCTTAATCTGCCTCTGTTAATAAAAAAGTTAGTGTAATGACTgcttattaatttaatttgagttaaaaaaaattagtgtaatGGCTGCTTCATGTTGCTTCAGTTAACCAATTGTAGTAATGGCTGCTTAATCTActtttagttataaaaaaaaattagttctgGCTGCTTAGTCTGCTGTAGTTAACCTATTGGAGTAATGACTAATGGCTGCTGTCATCTGCttctgtgtatatatatatatattttttatatacttaCTATTAATGGTTTCTTTCGTTTGGATTTGCTGCAATTGATCATGCTCAGGTACAACCTGCTGAATAAACTTATTTAGTTTGAGACATCATTTTGTCAATGTCTTTTGGtaactttctttttgttttgagttGATCTCAGCATGTTTTTGGCTCTTCTAATATCTGAAAGGCTGGGATGATATGTGATCTCaaattgattataaattatacatTCTCCTCACTCATGTATCACATTCCACTTTAAGACTGATACCTTAATTTAGCCGCATCATTAGTTTAtgcattttttttccttctgaaTGTAAGCTTAGATCATAatgattactttttttcttttacattcttGAATTCAATTTCTATCTTTGTTAAAGTGATGCTTTACCATAAGCTTGTTCCACTTAATGTTTGTGACTGACATCTTATACTGTTTTCACTGCAGGAGCTCATCCGTTTTCTCTGTTAAGAGTACAG
This genomic stretch from Brassica napus cultivar Da-Ae chromosome C9, Da-Ae, whole genome shotgun sequence harbors:
- the LOC106409768 gene encoding protein KOKOPELLI-like, whose amino-acid sequence is MQSRYCRTNGLFICKRLFFRYSNLTHLSSSSWLFLSWFFLNKFLMDPFNFETDLHSLRRLYGLLHSNTNNESIPQAFLLDENTQFLLKRLLDSETEELLARQTKILAQVQLGLPTPSKNSVSRGVIKLPSKVGLTEEVVDSIERIETQLSAFRFCSSRDDRTKTCKSRNIQEHSSSVIPFQRLSEKALMARRQSYQASVSGLRSTRTSNIAPRLRSVNNNAAACDDRALNLEPQGSSSPDDQVVVVRSRPPLPSRPKPRESNRTSLKMGSMKPTLLDQETETWDEESGGTRSGTSSQVSTTDQESEEASRETGSTTGSSWQTHGERVTESEDSSYQSSESDDNSQDSDSPPHKRRDRSKETLLPHKKSKGRLKRFKEKLGKVFHHHHYHHHHHESKEKSHKPSAWKHLVKKHLQKDKEKLVETRVKSESKGLVTKYKNKGGQFHALVEGLMRHRRRRSKMKKQSHGRKKMKWWQTRRRQGGVKFPKGRRVKLGKTNYLCNKDQENDEN